The nucleotide sequence CTTGTTTTTTACTGAAGTTCGACATTTGAAACAATTAAGTCACTAACCTGACAAAAGTCAACCCTATTGCCCTAAAGGCATGACATCACAACCCGCCGGTGGAACAAAGGTAAAAAAGGCCGGCGGCAAGGACGGATCAGGACCACTCAACCATTTATAGGAAATATCAATTCGATTGGCAAACAGATCAACCATCATGGTTTCCTGCAGCTGTAGGGAGTCCCGGGCGAACACCATCTTCAACTTTTGAAAAGGCGGCGCCTGATTTTCGGCAAGCGAGCGCAGCTCCACGGTAATCAGTTCATCAATCTCATTTACCGTCAGCTTGAAACCTTGCGGATTAGCCTTGATTTCGGCCAGAAGATTGATGATAATTCGAGCTTCCTTAATTTCCTTGACCGTACCGACCATAACCTGGTTGAGATCGGGGCTGTGATACCAGAGGGTTGCGCCATCGGAAACCAGCAGCTGTTTCTCCGGCAGCTGATACTCCCAGCGCATCTTGTCCGGACCCTGAATCCAGATCAAGCCCAGACTTAATACCGTTTCATCGGTATCGGCGTAGGTTGTTTTCTGGGTGAACCGCCCATTAAAAACCTTTTCCTGCCGGAACTGATGCCGAATCCGGGCAAGCAGAGCAGCGGTTTCCGGCGGCTCCGGAGCTTTTTCCGTTTCCGTCCCCCAGACGAAGCCCGGCAACAGACTCGCCAGAAAAATCATGACCAGGCAAAGGCGAAAACTGCTTTTGCGTTTAAACGTCAAAATAAAACTCTTTTCCGGCATGTTCCACTCTCCGCAAGGCTGA is from Pseudomonadota bacterium and encodes:
- a CDS encoding outer membrane lipoprotein carrier protein LolA, giving the protein MPEKSFILTFKRKSSFRLCLVMIFLASLLPGFVWGTETEKAPEPPETAALLARIRHQFRQEKVFNGRFTQKTTYADTDETVLSLGLIWIQGPDKMRWEYQLPEKQLLVSDGATLWYHSPDLNQVMVGTVKEIKEARIIINLLAEIKANPQGFKLTVNEIDELITVELRSLAENQAPPFQKLKMVFARDSLQLQETMMVDLFANRIDISYKWLSGPDPSLPPAFFTFVPPAGCDVMPLGQ